In a single window of the Zea mays cultivar B73 chromosome 5, Zm-B73-REFERENCE-NAM-5.0, whole genome shotgun sequence genome:
- the LOC100286298 gene encoding heat shock factor protein 1 (The RefSeq protein has 3 substitutions compared to this genomic sequence) encodes MDSNRSMATSGVAPFVAKTYRMVDDPATDGVVAWGRDNNSFVVADPFALSQTLLPAHFKHSNFSSFVRQLNTYGFRKVDPDRWEFAHVSFLRGQTHLLGQIVRRSSGGKRKDDGNGAGAGSADDEDAVAMEVVRLRREQRAIEEQVAAMWRRVQETERRPKQMLAFLVKVAGDPQVLRRLVSGAGGDAVFAAAEPEDGASIKRARLLLDAGSGGDGAVDFSGLYSTTAGSEDDGVGFGSDYLQPPPPYVFPVNSGGY; translated from the exons ATGGACAGTAACAGATCCATGGCGACGAGCGGCGTGGCTCCGTTCGTGGCCAAGACGTACCGCATGGTGGATGACCCGGCGACCGACGGCGTGGTCGCGTGGGGCAGGGACAACAACAGCTTCGTCGTGGCCGACCCCTTCGCCTTCTCGCAGACGCTCCTGCCCGCGCACTTCAAGCACTCCAACTTCTCCAGCTTCGTGCGCCAGCTCAACACCTAC GGCTTCCGGAAGGTCGATCCGGACCGGTGGGAGTTCGCGCACGTGTCGTTCCTTCGCGGCCAGACGCATCTCCTGGGCCAGATCGTCCGCCGGAGCAACGGCGGTAAGCGCAAGGACGACGGCAACGGTGCCGGCTCCGGCTccgccgacgacgaggacgcggtAGCCATGGAGGTGGTCCGGCTGAGGCGGGAGCAGCGGGCCATCGAGGAGCAGGTGGCCGCGATGTGGCGTCGCGTGCAGGAGACGGAGCGCCGGCCCAAGCAGATGCTCGCGTTCCTCGTCAAGGTCGCGGGCGACCCGCAGGTGCTGCGCCGCCTCGTCTCCGGCGCCGGGGGCGACGCCGTGTTCGCCGCCGCGGAGCCGGAGGACGGCGCGAGCATCAAGAGGGCGCGGCTGCTTCTCGATGCCGGAAGCGGCGGCGACGGCGCCGTCGACTTCAGCGGGCTCTATAGCACAACCGCCGGAAGCGAAGACGACGGCGTCGGGTTCGGCAGCGATTACCTGCAGCCGCCACCGCCGTACGTGTTCCCCGTCAACAGCGGCGGCTACTGA